The DNA region GCGTGTACACAAGATGTGAGctacaaaaaacacattaccacaCAATATGTGTATGTGGAAAGATTACATGAAATGTAATGCAATCTAATGAAatgaatacagtacatacagtgcTGAGTTTGTGAGCAAATATTAAAATGCGTCTCTCAAACAGCATGCTGGCATAGAGATGCAGAAGGTTCGTCACATCTACCGCCACGATCAATTCTGTCAAGTTCCTCTGGTATTTACACACATGTAAATCCAAATACAGTCATGCTGTTAGCAAGAAACTTTGAGACGCTACATTTAAACTCAGATACTCACATTTTCAGGAATGGATGGGAGACCTCTAGGATCAGGAGCAATGAAGTATGGAACCTTATCAGAAAGAATCCACATTATTTTGGGTAATAATCAAGGAATGATCAAGGTAAACATGTGCAGTTTGACGTTACAGGTACATTGAAACACCACAATGGTCATAACACATGAGGATTGCTGGTTAGAGAAAGACCAGCTCTGTCAAagtagtctaaaaaaaaaaaaaaaaaaaaaaaaatgatctcaaCATTACTGTGCAGTCCCCTTGAAACCAAAAATGGAACCTGTTGCAACATTCCCTATGCTGCTCAGTACAATGTACACATTCAGGGTACAGCTAGCCTCTAgctcaaaattaaaatgtacttgTAAATGTACTTGTAAATGTACTTCGGGAGTGATTCTGGTaaaaacatctgcctcacagttctgaagaactAGGGTTTGAAAGTGGCCTTCCCTCTGTTGtatttgcaggttctccctctgcctgtgtgggtttgttccaggtactctggtttccgccTCAGGAAACCCAGGCTCTGAGGAAGGCGtatcagtggaattgaggtggtcttggaagtattctccccactgactcacaacgtcccaagtcaaggtcagcagtgccccatcctcactacacacagtgttgacagtgcactggtTCTCCCTCTTGAGATAGCAgatagtggaccagaatttcttcaaatacatctggaagtctttctctATGACCTCACTGAATTCCTGCCATGCCCGACTCTTTGCTTCAGTGACAACCAAATCTGCATTCTGCCTGGCCATttggtacccatcagctgcctcacgGGTTTCCAAAGGCCAAAAATTCCCCATAGGGCTCCTTCTTTAGCTTAACGACATCCCTCaccattggtgtccaccaaccgGTTTGAGGATTCCCATCATAACAGACaatgaccaccttacggccactgCTCTGGTGTACCACCTCATTGATGGAGGCAATGAAcaactcaatgtcccccgcattccccggaacatgagcaaagttctttcggaggtgggagttaaaATTCTTTCTGACAAGGGATTCTGCCAGGCGTATTCAGCGGGCCTCACAATACAATTAGGCCTGCCATGTTGAACCAGCATCTTcctccaccatcggagccaagtCACCACCAGATGGCGATCCTACCTGGCTAATCCTATCTCTTCACCTGAGtctccaagacatgtggtcggAAGTTCAATGACACTATTATAAAGTCAATAATTTAACTTGGGTTCCAAGTGCACATATGGACATCCTTATACTGGAATATGGTATTTATTATGGACAGTCTGCGATGAGCACGGAACtctagtaacagaacaccaGTCAGGTTCTGATTGGGGGTTTCCCCAATCATGCCCTTACAGGTCCCACTGTCATTTctcatgtgagcattgaagttaCCCAGCAGAACCttagaggaagtgctggagggCGCTCACCATGGGAACTCCAAAAAGGGACGGTAGTCTGAACTCTTGTTTGGTGCAGAGGCACAAACAACATATAGGTGGAAGGAGGCTACCGTatcatccactggggtgaacccctACATACAGGTGCTGAGCCGGGGTCCAATAAATACACCCATATCTGCTTGCCGCCTCTCACCGTAGGCAACTCCAGAATGGAATCGAGTCCTATGactgagtaccaagagaggaactgtggtactgcatgggtaagtctggtgtggcagagaaatatgttagaatagtacaggacatgtatgagggcagtagaacagtggtgaggtgtggcgTAGGcctaacagaagaatttaaggtgaaggtgggactgcatcagggatcagctctgagccccttcctgtttgcagtggtaatggataggctgacagatgaggttagactggaatccccttggactatcatgttcgcagatgatattgtgatatgcagtgaaagcagagagcaggtggaggaacaattagaaagatggaggcacgcattggaaaggagaggaatgaagattagccaaagtaaaacagaatatatctgcgtgaatgagaagggtggaggggggagtgtgaggctacagggagaagagatagcgagggtggttaggttcaaatacttggggtcaacaatacagagcaatggtgagtgtggtaaggaagtgaagaaacggttccaaagagggtggaacagctggtgaaaggtgtctggtgttctatgtgacagaagactctctgctaggacgaagggcaaagtttacaaaacagtggtgaggccggccatgatgtacggattagagacggtggcactgaagaaacaacaggaaacagaactggaggtagcataaatcaagatgctgaggttcttgctttgagtgaacaggttggataggattacaaatgagatcattagagggacagccaaagttggatgttttggagacaagtttagagtgagcagactttgatggttttgacacatttcagtcaaaaagtgagaggaagactgCAACTcaaagaaggttgatggatgttgtgagggaagacatgaggacagtgagtgttagagaggaagatgctcgagataggcttagatataaaaagatgacacgctgtggcaacccctaacgggacaagctgaaaggaaaagaagattcagAATAGaattttactgctgtgttaagTGTTAGTTAATTAGTTAACTAACTAATTAATTATTCATACAGCAGTGTGCGGTCAGAAATTGTCATGGGGTCACAACTTATTCACTGAAGGGTTTAGATTTATGATGATGGAAGCAaccttgtgtgtatgtgtagaCACAAACGCACGTACGAACACATGTAGACACACATGGTACACACAACAGACTCCTAcaaatacatgcacacacactgacacacgcacgcacacacaaaccatgataataaaataagcaaatatttttagatCATGTTTATAAGTGTGATGTATATAATTTGAGATTTACCATCTGCAGTGTGATGGAATCAGCTGTCAGTGGTATGTGCTGCCTGTACAATGTAGCAAGTACCATTTTCATCTCATTGGTCTGTTAAGCACACAAAAGTGTTCAGTGTAATCATGTTTATTTGGAAAATACTAGACTTCATGAAAAACTCACCTGCCCCTTTGCAATGTAGTCAGCTAGAGTATTGAGGAATTTATAAAAGACCTCAAACCATGGAAGATAACTGTAAAAACAATCATTGTATCATACTCCAGGAGGGATTTAATTAGGCGTGAGCCTTTGCCCTGAAATATTCAAACCTGAGGATGCAAAGGCACGTTCGAGCACTGTTGGTGAGGCGACAGAAGCCAAAGCGTTGAAATCCCTCAAGATCAGTCAGAACAAAAGTAAAGTGCTGCACGGTCCCTCCTACGCTCACCCTGAATAAAAGAGGTTGTCGGAAATAGAGTGTAGTCCACCGCTAGTTTGAACTAAAAACtagaacacaacaaaaatgcagtCATGTTTGCTCAATCATGCTGTGATAAGCTACAACTTCTGCTTTTAGTATCATGTAGTCTGGTAAGTGTAAGACAAAAGATGATAAAGAAGGTGGCTTTATTGTATGAGGTACTGTATGGGCAAAACAAATCACATTTACCAGGCACATGCAGGATAGTTTTTGTTTGCACCCTTTTTGGCAAAATAATGATGAAAACCTCACCTTTGTATGTCATATGGGAAGCAGAATGTAGATAATGTTTGACAAGATTCCTACAAGGCAGGTCATTGCTTTTAGTGATCAAAGCATCATTTAAAATTGACAGTATATAATGGCATGCAGGGAGGTATGTCAAGCAGATGCAAACAAGCGTCTACCTTATCTCTGAAGTCATCTGGAAACTGAAGACCTACACCAGGATCTGTAGCACAGGAATACCTGAATAATACTGTTCTCCATCCTTTATTAAACCAAGCCATATTACGCTACAAAAATATCATGGCACTAATCcatcatccaaccatccattttctgagccgcttatcctcacaaaagtcgcaggagtgctggagactatcccagcaggaggcagggtacaccctgaacgggttgccagccaatcacagggcacatagagacaaatggcgacactcacaataacaccttggggcaatttagagtgtccaattaatgttgcatgtttttgggaagtgggaggaaaccggcgtgcctggagaaaacccacacgggcacgtggagaacatgcgaactccacacaggcggaccgggattgaaccctgaacctcagaactgtgaggccaaggctttacagctgtcaccatgctgccctgtcacctttaatattttcaaaaccacaACAACGACAATAAATGCTCGCTATCATAAATTAATGCGGCctgttaataaaatgtttgtttaggGTCATGCCTGCAGACAGATCACATTTGTGTTTCCTTCTGGTTCAAAGCAACAGGACGGGTGGTTTTCAAACCAGAGAACAGGAAGTACCCTTTGTTACAGTGGTTTGTGTTTGTATCAACTGTGTAAAGCAGTTGTTCATCTTAGATCACTTTGTATTACTCTCACCAGTGcatactgtaaatacagtatgtaaaaacTGTAATCTTAATTGTATATATAGCAGATGTATCTAATGAGCAATTTCTGTGGCAGAACCATTCCACTTGTAAATTTGTTTGCAGATTGGATAAAGTTGCTCTGTTATATAATGGAAACTGAAACACTGGCAGACCTTGGTGCAAGATCGCCAAAAGGGACTTACCTCTGTCTCTGGCTATAGGACATGTTGCCTCAAAGAATACATTGAATGCTCTATCAGGGTTTTGTCtgtgaaaacaaagacaagagaGGACCCATCACACCAAATACACTATGTCCTTACGAATACACTTCTCAGGCAAGGATGATGGATGGTTGCCTGTGACAAACAGTTtcgtttttcctttttgttcgTTTCAAAGTTAGGGTCACTTGTTGAGTGCAATGTACGTAGCTACCCGTTGCAGGAAACTTTCAGATATGagaggaagtgaaaaaaaaaaacacacacacacacaaccacagaagttttcacatcataaattgTCAGATGGAAGAGTAACGTGATTAACTTACCTGAGTCTCGAGCCCATGCTGCCTTAGTGGAACTGGGCCCATGTGTCTGAGAACTTCAGCAGGTGAACTCTGATGGCGTACacaaagacagagagaaagagtagtggaagtcTGCACAATCAGCGCTGTCTGCGTGTGACTGAACACTTCCTGCTTGATGTcagtgttgtgtcactgtctgtctgcatgtaTATATCAAAAAAATTGATGTTCACTAAATTATGATGGGGACAGCAGTTCTTTGGAGTGCACTGAATCACTCAAATCAGTTCTTGAAAAAGACTCGTTTGAAAGATTTGTTCTCTGAATCGTTaattctttttcataaaataacttAAGTGCTTCCTCATTCCGTTAATGATCCATCCCTGAGGTTCATGTTCACACAACACATTCACTGAAGCGCTATATCAATTGTTgtgatgtactgtattgtaaagTAGGCAAGGCAGGGACattaaaaccccccccccaaaaaaaaaacttttggcaAAATGATCACCTACCTTTCTTTCCCTAAAGAAAATCTCGAACACCCACCCGCCTTCGGTTGTGAGTCGTGACCAAGCGTTCAGTGAGTTCAGCTACCGAAGATTCTAGGGGTCTTCTGATGCCGGCGTGACTTTTCTGCGTTCCGGTGAACAAAATCGCTGGCACCAGTATCTATCACCCGGCATTCCTGCTTACTTACCTCACTGTTAATGTCTCAAAATTAGCTGTTAGCTTGAAGAAACGGTTGAAAGTGAACGATATTACTGCGAGGACGTCAGGACTTCCAGTTGTCAAACGAATCACTCATTGAACTAGTACATGACTCCTCAGCGGATCACAAATGAACGAATCACTTTTTAGTTtctcagtacaccagttcactGAATGAATCTCTCAGTTCACTTAAGTTCCCACCCCCTGCCAGCCGCTGCTGCTGGTCACTCGCTGAAATGAGTGGCAACGCTGGTGGATTGCAAATCAGTCCTGCCCTCACCTGCACACTTGCTTCTCATTGGGTATTCACAAAATATTCAGAAGTGAGTGACAGAATGGTTCAATACTTCCATATCTGCTCCCAGGAAACTCGGCAGGCGGCAGCATAGCAAAGGAATGAAGCATTTCATTAACTGATTTGGTCCAGTTTATTCACGATAAAGATTCGctcttctgaaaaaaatggctgctAAAGAAACAGCACTAGACTAAATCCAAATccccattttattattttgaatgatGTAATGCATACACTAATGACAATCCTATGagaacagtttaaaaaatgtcGACATTAAAAAGATAAGAATGATCATTTTAGAGATGCATAATTACACatatattacaatattattACATTTCCTTTATTTAGTATACTTCATGTAGTGAcacgagaggaaaaaaatattagctcTCTCATAGGGGTACTGGGCAATTATACACCACTGCAAATTACATGGACATAAAATCGTTTTTCCTTCTCCACGATGTACCATCGCAATGTCTACATCACCAAAGATACTGCACCAATCCATCTGTTGGTCTTCCACTTCATTCTTCATTCATCCATGAAGAAGACCCTCAGATACCGGAAAACATTCACTTGGGGCAGTGACTCTTCATAGATCGGAAACTCAATCCTTTTCAAACTGACCACCATCGCTTCAGATTTGGATGTGCTGGTTTCCATTCCAGCTGTTTCACACTAAGCTGCTAATTCCTTCAGTGAGAGTTCAAGATCACTAATGCCATAAAAACCCATTCATACGTAAAATCCAGACTGTAACCCTGAATTAACACAACTAGACCTCCTTAACTCTTGAGTCCATAAATGTAATCACAATCGATGACAAAGGGCAGACTGAGCAGCATCCAACCATCATTGGAATTTTACATGGGTTGCTGCTGGCAATGTTAACCAAAGTCTTATACCTGTACTTCTGGAGCACCCACCAAAGGACTCCCCTCGGGGAAAaggttgaatgccttctccaagacTACGGAGCACATATAAACTAGTTGGGCGAGCTTCCATGAACCCTCCAGAAGTGTGATCCCCTGTAGTTAGAACACATCCTCCATGCATCTTCAAAAGGGGAACCACTTCCCATGTCTTTCAATTCAGAGATACAGGGTTCCCTCGCTACTTCGTGCTTCAGTTTTTgtggctccagtgctcccccccccaaaaaaaaacaaccccaaaaactttggaaaaatacagccataTTGGCATATTGTGGAAAGACGCATTGATACAAGGTGCGTAATTGGTCCCCAGCgcaacatggaccaatgaaagcatgtgtggatttatctcgtgaGGTCATTGGCTGCACATCATCAAAGCCTCACCAACAACTTCTGTCCCATCCTCTTCTATGTCCATCCTTACCAtcattttctatgctgttgaCTGTCTGCGTGATAACCTCTCGTGTTCACAATGGCACCAAAGCACCATGCTGATGTGAAAACTTCCTCTGAAGCCCCCAAGAGGGTaggacagggggaaaaaaacagttttattgGACACTATTAGCTCGGCAGCATCCTTTACGGCTGGTATCCACTAACAGGTTTAGGGATTAATGCCACGACAGCCAAAGCGCCAGTCAGCCACCTTCGCAATGGAAGCGTTCCTCCTAATCATGCACCTCTCAGGTTTCACATTTCCCATGTGAGCATTTAGGTCCTTAAGTAAAACGAGGGAGTCCCCAGTCACGGAGTGCTCTTGAACACCCTCCAAGgattccaaaaagggtgggtagtCTAATCTCttttttggtgcataggcaAAAATGAACAGGTTCATCTTATCTCATGATTGCAACACACGCTTTCTACAAACTATCCCACACAGTGTGTTAATACTGTAAAATATATATGCATACCCTGCTTGAGGGTCAGGTAGCTGAACTTGTCCAACATCCCATGTTCCAACCCAATTGGTGTGACATGCAGAGGTTCAACCCCTAATTTTTACCTTCAACTCAAAAGCTTTGCTGATTTCTCAGTTAGTCATTACAATGGTTTACAAACCTGAATTTCACAAACTAACTTGGTGTGTCCGTCTTCCACACTGCTTCCCATTGAAAATCATACTtgataaatatacagtaattcacAATATCCAGTAAACAGCTGGATAGAGATATACAAACATCCATGGCAGTGAATTactttattaaaactttgaaaacaccATTGATATGTTTACAATACATTTATTGAACTAAAGTACCAAATTAAACAACTTAATTCAAACACAACATATTACATTTGGGCCAGATGCAGAATTGTGTAGTTGTGAacagaaccctaaccctaatctaCTTTTGCAGAAAGATGAAAACAGACCTCCATGTGGTCACAGGCATATTAAAGCTAACACACCTTTacctgaaaaatatatataggcGGGAATGATAGAACAGCTAATGCAGACCCAGTGAGTGGTTAGTAAGTGCATAGAGACATTGAACTGCATAGGTTTTAGgcaccttcctcctcctcttctgcttcctcttcaAAATCTCCCTCCTCAGCAGTAGCATCCTGGTACTGCTGGTACTCTGACACCAAGTCGTTCATGTTACTCTCCGCCTCAGTGAACTCCATCTCATCCATCCCCTCTCCTGTGTACCAGTGGAGGAAAGCCTTGCGGCGGAACATAGCAGTGAACTGGTCAGAGATGCGCTTGAACAGCTCCTGGATGGCAGTGCTGTTGCCAATGAAGGTGGAAGACATCTTAAGGCCCCGGGGTGGGATGTCGCATACCGCTGTTTTGACGTTGTTGGGGATCCACTCgacaaagtagctgctgtttttgttttgcacgtTCAGCATCTGCTCATCAACTTCCTTCATGGACATGCGGCCGCGAAATATGGCAGCCACGGTCAGGTAACGTCCGTGGCGGGGGTCACAAGCAGCCATCATATTTTTGGCATCAAACATCTGCAGGGTTAGTTCAGGCACGGTGAGGGCTCTGTACTGTGTGCTCCCCCTGCTCGTGAGCGGGGCAAACCCCGGCATGAAGAAGTGCAAACGGGGGAAGGGGACCATGTTGACAGCTAGTTTGCGTAGGTCTGCATTCAGCTGACCAGGAAAACGCAAGCAGGTTGTCACACCACTCATGGTGGCAGAAACCAGGTGATTGAGATCTCCGTAAGTGGGCGTGGTCAGCTTGAGGGTACGGAAGCAGATGTCATACAAGGCTTCGTTATCAATGCAGTAGGTCTCATCGGTGTTCTCGACAAGCTGGTGGACCGACAGTGTAGCATTGTAGGGCTCCACTACTGTGTCAGACACCTGCAGACAAAATATTCCAATTAAAAAGCAGAATTTCACTCATCTCAGTATATAACTTCACAAATGAGTCATTCCAAATTCAGAGCACATTTTCTGTCCCCACACCAATTCCCCTCTG from Syngnathoides biaculeatus isolate LvHL_M chromosome 9, ASM1980259v1, whole genome shotgun sequence includes:
- the LOC133506308 gene encoding tubulin beta-4B chain-like is translated as MREIVHLQAGQCGNQIGAKFWEVISDEHGIDPTGTYHGDDKLQLERINVYYNEATGGKYVPRAILVDLEPGTMDSVRSGPFGRIFRPDNFVFGQSGAGNNWAKGHYTEGAELVDSVLDVVRKEAEGCDCLQGFQLTHSLGGGTGSGMGTLLISKIREEYPDRIMNTFSVVPSPKVSDTVVEPYNATLSVHQLVENTDETYCIDNEALYDICFRTLKLTTPTYGDLNHLVSATMSGVTTCLRFPGQLNADLRKLAVNMVPFPRLHFFMPGFAPLTSRGSTQYRALTVPELTLQMFDAKNMMAACDPRHGRYLTVAAIFRGRMSMKEVDEQMLNVQNKNSSYFVEWIPNNVKTAVCDIPPRGLKMSSTFIGNSTAIQELFKRISDQFTAMFRRKAFLHWYTGEGMDEMEFTEAESNMNDLVSEYQQYQDATAEEGDFEEEAEEEEEGA